One Fibrobacter sp. UWB16 DNA window includes the following coding sequences:
- a CDS encoding GspE/PulE family protein, with protein MNTKNLSKKWCQKNGIAVVESTGECAALLKVAVPNANDEFLLEKIRFVTQQRITPKQHSPAEIRLMHNHADSIDDEDLLQHLNHLEISRNSSWESEPIINLVDSIIVKALQKKATDIHLEPLADSLRVRFRIDGLLTEYRTFPQWLAEPILIRLKVMANVDITERRLPHDGSFAFEDFHEKVNVRLSTIPVNNGEKCVLRLLPANDSAQTLDSLDFSETTLQAIRKIFNAPQGLFLVTGPTGSGKTTTLYAGLREIIQRKINVTTIEDPIEYELRGANQVPVNEKCGFTFAVALRSILRQDPDVILVGEIRDAETAQIALQAAQTGHLVLSTLHTNSAKAAAARLLDLGVPKGILDEALLGVFAQRLVRKLDKTTSHESSPHYKGRTVVCELLLPNNTYADSTMQENARKLVESGITTEEEIERVLGS; from the coding sequence CTTCTCGAAAAGATCCGATTTGTCACACAACAACGCATTACCCCAAAGCAGCACTCCCCTGCCGAAATCAGGCTCATGCACAACCACGCCGATTCTATCGATGACGAGGATTTGCTCCAGCACCTCAACCATCTCGAGATTTCACGAAATTCTTCGTGGGAATCGGAACCGATTATAAATCTCGTTGATAGCATTATTGTCAAGGCACTCCAGAAAAAAGCGACCGACATTCACCTCGAACCGTTGGCAGATTCACTACGTGTAAGATTTCGCATTGACGGGCTTTTAACGGAATACAGAACATTCCCGCAATGGCTTGCCGAGCCTATATTGATTCGTCTCAAGGTCATGGCGAATGTCGATATCACGGAGCGCCGCTTGCCACATGACGGGAGTTTCGCCTTTGAAGATTTTCATGAGAAGGTAAACGTTCGCTTAAGTACCATTCCCGTAAACAACGGCGAGAAATGCGTACTGCGATTGCTCCCCGCCAACGATTCCGCACAAACGCTCGACAGCCTTGATTTTAGCGAAACAACGCTCCAAGCGATTCGGAAAATTTTCAACGCCCCGCAAGGGCTATTCCTCGTTACAGGGCCCACAGGGAGCGGCAAGACGACTACGCTTTACGCTGGCCTCCGAGAAATCATCCAGCGAAAAATCAACGTCACGACAATTGAGGACCCCATAGAATACGAACTCCGCGGAGCAAATCAGGTTCCCGTCAACGAAAAATGCGGATTCACGTTCGCCGTTGCATTGCGTTCTATTTTGCGCCAGGATCCAGACGTGATTCTCGTCGGAGAAATCCGCGATGCAGAGACTGCACAAATAGCATTACAAGCCGCACAGACAGGGCATCTCGTGTTGAGCACGTTGCACACAAACAGTGCAAAAGCAGCGGCAGCGAGACTTCTTGATTTAGGCGTTCCAAAAGGTATCTTGGATGAAGCTTTGCTTGGCGTTTTTGCCCAACGCCTCGTAAGGAAGCTTGACAAAACAACTTCTCATGAGTCCTCACCGCATTACAAAGGCAGAACCGTTGTCTGTGAATTGCTATTGCCTAACAACACCTACGCCGACTCCACCATGCAAGAAAACGCAAGAAAGCTCGTAGAATCCGGCATCACCACCGAAGAAGAAATTGAGAGAGTGCTAGGATCATAA
- a CDS encoding CHC2 zinc finger domain-containing protein, whose protein sequence is MTEEELKQFKAALSITTVAMDLGLPVVRGRCRCFFPTRHAHGDRTPSVSFSEERGTFRCWVCDDVRGDVISLVQFVKNCSFLEALNWLKETYGFLLHGAKPQVQNRVSMTNPASATVMPNRTPASNVSPEQSAALVAKTAVRDAALEYRSPEPAKELVSDDERKKIILSFLKMLSPVDKTPAAAYLARRRIYKPIWDKMLLRTITDYGALNNKLKETYDLEVLKYVGLFSEKGNLRYYKHPLFFPYLDTKRRSFYFQARAIDSTVVPKELNLRGTVPFPYNVSALDERPGWVYLCEGVVDTLTFLGQRIDAIGIPGVRSFKTEWLPLFKNKSVVLCLDKDEAGRSGTEYLQTVFANANIRTVVLGDGVDQFGKLSMKEGEDINDWFGGKK, encoded by the coding sequence ATGACAGAAGAGGAACTCAAACAATTTAAGGCTGCACTCTCGATTACGACGGTGGCTATGGATTTAGGTCTCCCGGTGGTGCGTGGCCGTTGTCGTTGCTTTTTCCCGACACGCCATGCGCATGGCGATAGAACTCCGTCCGTATCGTTTTCCGAAGAACGCGGAACATTCCGTTGCTGGGTCTGCGATGACGTTCGTGGTGATGTGATTTCGCTTGTGCAGTTTGTCAAGAATTGTTCATTCCTAGAAGCTCTGAACTGGCTCAAGGAAACGTATGGATTCCTGTTGCATGGGGCGAAGCCTCAGGTGCAAAATCGCGTATCAATGACGAATCCTGCTTCTGCAACGGTGATGCCGAATCGAACTCCAGCTTCGAATGTGTCGCCTGAACAAAGTGCAGCGCTTGTTGCGAAAACGGCAGTCCGTGATGCCGCTCTTGAATATCGCTCTCCCGAGCCTGCAAAAGAGCTTGTAAGCGATGATGAACGCAAGAAGATTATCCTCTCGTTCTTGAAAATGTTGAGCCCTGTCGATAAGACGCCTGCGGCTGCATACCTTGCACGTCGCCGCATTTACAAGCCGATTTGGGACAAGATGCTTTTGCGCACGATTACGGATTATGGCGCGCTCAACAATAAGCTCAAGGAAACTTACGATTTGGAAGTTCTCAAGTACGTGGGGCTTTTCAGTGAAAAAGGAAACTTGAGGTATTACAAGCATCCGCTATTTTTCCCGTATCTCGATACCAAACGCCGTTCGTTTTATTTCCAGGCGCGCGCGATTGATAGCACGGTTGTGCCGAAGGAGCTGAACTTGCGCGGGACGGTTCCGTTCCCGTACAATGTTTCCGCGCTTGATGAAAGGCCGGGCTGGGTTTACCTTTGCGAAGGCGTCGTCGATACGCTTACGTTTTTGGGGCAACGCATTGATGCGATTGGAATTCCGGGCGTGCGTTCTTTTAAGACAGAATGGCTCCCGCTGTTCAAGAACAAAAGCGTCGTGCTTTGTTTGGACAAGGACGAGGCGGGGCGCAGCGGTACGGAGTATTTGCAGACGGTTTTTGCGAATGCGAATATCCGCACGGTTGTGCTTGGTGATGGCGTAGATCAATTTGGCAAATTGTCGATGAAAGAAGGCGAAGACATCAACGATTGGTTCGGCGGGAAGAAGTGA
- the murB gene encoding UDP-N-acetylmuramate dehydrogenase — translation MIIQENIPMSEHTSFKVGGPARYFVKAESVSDIKEAIAFANEQALPNYILGKGTNLLVSDSGYNGVIIQLGKFFSEITDLGNSKICAKGATPLARLARYTINEGLAGIHKLAGIPGSLGGAIYMNAGAYGQDVSQTCVEVESIDAAGNMHTRAAADCKFGYRHSVFQKLAKCEPKVPEPAEGGQSNFLSETILSATFQLTPATELGKTAKDLESEMQECMTKRRNSQPLSMPNAGSTFKRLDAGAAETPTQIAPGYYIEQAGLKGYRIGGAEVSRVHANFIVNAGNATAADIKTLSEYVQKVVAEKFGIQLHREVILLGEF, via the coding sequence ATGATTATTCAAGAAAATATACCGATGAGCGAGCACACGTCCTTTAAAGTTGGCGGTCCCGCACGATATTTCGTCAAAGCAGAATCCGTAAGCGATATCAAAGAAGCAATCGCATTTGCAAACGAGCAAGCGCTCCCGAACTACATTCTCGGCAAAGGCACGAACTTGCTCGTCTCTGATAGCGGATACAACGGCGTCATTATTCAGCTCGGTAAATTTTTCTCGGAAATCACAGATCTTGGCAACAGCAAGATTTGCGCTAAAGGCGCCACGCCGCTTGCCCGCCTCGCCCGCTACACAATTAACGAAGGACTCGCAGGCATCCACAAGCTCGCCGGCATTCCCGGGAGCCTCGGCGGTGCGATTTACATGAACGCAGGCGCTTACGGTCAAGATGTTTCGCAGACTTGCGTTGAAGTCGAAAGCATCGATGCCGCAGGCAATATGCACACGCGAGCCGCAGCAGATTGCAAATTCGGTTACCGCCATAGCGTATTTCAAAAGCTTGCAAAATGCGAGCCCAAGGTCCCTGAGCCTGCCGAAGGGGGGCAAAGCAATTTTCTTTCAGAAACAATTCTTTCTGCCACATTCCAGCTTACGCCCGCAACAGAACTTGGCAAGACAGCCAAAGATCTAGAAAGCGAAATGCAAGAATGCATGACAAAGCGTCGCAATTCGCAACCGCTTTCCATGCCCAATGCGGGTAGCACCTTCAAGCGTCTAGATGCAGGCGCCGCCGAAACGCCAACACAAATCGCACCAGGTTATTACATCGAACAGGCGGGTTTAAAAGGCTACCGCATAGGCGGCGCCGAAGTGAGCCGTGTGCACGCGAACTTTATCGTCAACGCAGGCAACGCCACCGCAGCAGACATCAAAACACTCAGCGAATACGTTCAAAAAGTCGTCGCCGAAAAGTTTGGCATTCAGCTTCACAGAGAAGTGATTCTGCTCGGAGAATTCTAA
- a CDS encoding VanZ family protein — protein MFESLFDKYPFFRKVPAILCMAIIFKISSMTSYELEDFPHVWDKLAHTCEYATLAGCFCMWWARGQWSLKPWLKVLIVMAIALAYGCTDEYHQSFVEGRDCSGFDLIADALGGMIGGLVYWLIVKILNKYDPLSK, from the coding sequence ATGTTTGAATCGCTCTTTGACAAGTATCCGTTTTTTAGAAAAGTCCCTGCCATCCTCTGCATGGCTATCATTTTCAAGATTTCTTCGATGACATCCTATGAACTCGAAGACTTCCCGCATGTATGGGATAAACTTGCGCATACGTGCGAATACGCCACTTTGGCGGGATGTTTTTGCATGTGGTGGGCACGTGGCCAGTGGTCTTTGAAACCGTGGCTCAAGGTGCTAATCGTGATGGCTATTGCGCTTGCTTACGGCTGTACGGACGAATACCACCAGAGCTTTGTGGAAGGCCGTGACTGTAGCGGTTTCGACTTGATTGCTGATGCACTCGGCGGTATGATCGGTGGACTTGTCTATTGGCTCATCGTTAAAATCTTGAACAAGTACGATCCGCTGTCAAAGTAG
- a CDS encoding FecR domain-containing protein, translated as MVGKNQAKIFRVGLLGLALVFAVSFSACGDSESSKKESLNAVPEKPLFNGVVQSVVGDAHVKTADSHAKSLKVGLSVHEKSSIVTEAGSSVVISVDDGSALKTDGRSEMAIEVTKADELKARMTVALSHGKLLFDVQKQAVKDEFEIRTENVSSVVRGTAGFIENVDGLEISSLKEGRLDVTVKTGTAQSVKSGQTLIANTNGVKILSLASSGTLILARALDSIATGAATELGVRAARLNLDKLEPMLLEFDEAYKKKSEAFIKSSQIEFKPKVLNEYIGKPSVTLEALFIPGSLVSVLGIVDTIPESGLYKRTFEWADSTAFGPKHFVVNCSNGEVEYICHTWHTNFVSAKMAEVLTKANERKSTAAKDTVQPKKLKPSIVIEGSGRERIHVLPEERDIPATLRFSVAGLMGSDLSQIKKIIVKRKGVVVKTFADDELMTNSFKLPIRLKQNRIAHFEIVATFVNGKKIKARKVYETYCFFENYEDGKKSNRINDMTAEEEYKNVVSKRLLKNE; from the coding sequence ATGGTAGGAAAGAATCAAGCAAAGATTTTTAGGGTTGGACTTTTGGGCTTGGCCCTCGTTTTTGCTGTATCTTTTTCTGCCTGTGGCGATTCTGAATCCTCCAAAAAAGAATCGTTAAATGCGGTTCCCGAAAAGCCTTTGTTTAATGGCGTTGTCCAGAGCGTTGTGGGCGATGCCCATGTGAAGACTGCTGATAGCCATGCCAAGTCATTGAAAGTCGGCTTATCCGTTCATGAAAAATCATCGATTGTGACTGAGGCGGGTTCTTCGGTTGTTATTTCTGTTGATGACGGTTCTGCGCTCAAGACCGATGGCCGGTCTGAGATGGCTATTGAAGTCACTAAAGCGGATGAACTGAAAGCAAGAATGACCGTTGCGCTCAGCCATGGAAAGTTGTTGTTTGATGTGCAGAAACAGGCGGTCAAGGACGAGTTTGAAATTCGTACAGAAAATGTTTCGTCTGTAGTTCGTGGAACGGCTGGCTTTATTGAAAATGTCGATGGGTTGGAAATCTCGTCGCTTAAGGAAGGTCGTCTTGACGTGACCGTGAAAACCGGTACAGCGCAGTCGGTCAAGAGCGGACAGACTTTGATTGCCAATACGAATGGCGTAAAGATTTTATCGCTTGCAAGTTCGGGTACGCTTATTTTAGCTCGTGCTCTTGATTCTATTGCGACTGGTGCCGCTACTGAACTTGGTGTGCGCGCTGCAAGGTTGAATCTCGACAAGCTCGAACCTATGTTGCTGGAATTTGATGAAGCCTACAAGAAAAAATCGGAAGCATTCATAAAGAGCTCGCAGATTGAGTTTAAGCCGAAGGTCTTGAATGAATACATTGGCAAGCCGAGTGTAACGCTTGAAGCGTTGTTTATCCCGGGAAGCTTAGTTTCTGTGCTCGGAATTGTCGATACGATTCCTGAAAGCGGGCTTTACAAGCGTACGTTTGAATGGGCGGATTCTACAGCGTTTGGTCCGAAGCATTTTGTTGTGAATTGCAGCAATGGTGAAGTGGAATACATTTGCCATACCTGGCATACGAACTTTGTTTCGGCGAAGATGGCGGAAGTCTTGACGAAGGCTAATGAACGCAAGTCTACGGCTGCTAAGGATACGGTCCAGCCAAAAAAACTCAAGCCTTCGATTGTCATAGAAGGTTCTGGTCGTGAACGCATTCACGTATTGCCCGAAGAGCGTGATATCCCGGCGACGCTCCGTTTTAGTGTGGCTGGACTGATGGGCTCGGACTTGAGTCAGATCAAGAAGATTATCGTGAAACGCAAGGGTGTTGTGGTAAAGACTTTTGCAGACGATGAATTGATGACAAATTCATTTAAATTGCCGATTCGCCTCAAGCAGAATCGAATAGCCCATTTTGAAATTGTCGCCACATTTGTAAACGGCAAAAAGATCAAGGCAAGAAAAGTCTATGAGACGTATTGCTTCTTCGAAAATTATGAAGATGGCAAGAAGAGTAACCGAATCAACGACATGACGGCAGAAGAAGAATACAAAAATGTTGTCTCCAAGCGCCTGCTCAAGAACGAATAG
- a CDS encoding class I SAM-dependent rRNA methyltransferase, which produces MKAITLKAGRDKSALRYHPWIFSGAIDEVVGDPALGDVVEVYSYHSDFLGLAAYSPKSQIRGRFWTFGTEGKNVKIDREFFSDILDRAIASRKSRGFDIHDKECAFRLVNAENDGIPGCIIDKYADIYSVEILAAGAEVNRQIIYELLAEKTGCRGIYERCDSEVRKKEGLPLRTGVVFGEVPDEPVIINENGILFPIDVKNGHKTGYYLDQRDARRRVGELARGKKMLNCFCYTGGFGLYALRGGCEKVYQVDVSKDALKLAKEGIMRNKLSTAHATHVEADVFQYLRKCRDKAETFDFIVLDPPKFVESKDNLQKGARGYKDINLLAMKLLAEGGMLATFSCSGLMEMDLFQKIIADAAADAHRRVQIIERFGQPADHPVNTAFPEGQYLKGLLVQVV; this is translated from the coding sequence ATGAAAGCAATTACATTGAAAGCCGGGCGCGATAAATCCGCCCTCCGTTACCACCCGTGGATTTTTAGCGGCGCCATTGATGAAGTTGTTGGCGACCCCGCGCTTGGTGACGTTGTCGAAGTTTATAGCTACCACAGCGATTTTCTGGGCCTTGCAGCCTACTCCCCGAAATCCCAGATCCGAGGCCGTTTCTGGACATTCGGGACCGAAGGAAAGAACGTCAAGATTGACCGCGAATTCTTTAGCGACATTTTGGACCGCGCCATCGCCTCCCGCAAGAGCCGTGGGTTCGACATCCATGACAAGGAATGTGCATTCCGCCTTGTGAACGCTGAAAATGACGGCATTCCAGGTTGCATCATCGACAAGTATGCCGACATCTACTCCGTCGAAATCCTTGCTGCAGGCGCCGAAGTCAATCGCCAGATCATTTACGAATTGCTTGCCGAAAAGACGGGTTGCCGTGGCATTTATGAACGCTGCGATTCCGAAGTCCGCAAAAAGGAAGGACTCCCCCTCCGCACGGGCGTTGTATTTGGCGAAGTTCCAGACGAACCGGTCATCATCAACGAAAATGGAATTCTATTCCCGATTGACGTAAAGAACGGACACAAGACCGGCTACTACCTCGACCAGCGCGATGCCAGACGCCGTGTAGGCGAACTCGCTCGTGGCAAGAAGATGCTCAACTGCTTCTGCTACACCGGCGGCTTTGGTCTGTACGCCCTCCGTGGCGGTTGCGAAAAGGTTTATCAGGTCGACGTTTCCAAGGACGCGCTCAAGCTCGCCAAGGAAGGCATCATGCGCAACAAATTAAGCACGGCACATGCAACACACGTCGAAGCAGACGTGTTCCAGTACTTGCGCAAGTGCCGTGACAAGGCCGAAACGTTCGACTTCATCGTGCTTGACCCGCCAAAGTTCGTCGAAAGCAAGGACAACTTGCAGAAAGGCGCCCGCGGTTACAAGGATATTAATTTGCTTGCAATGAAGTTGCTTGCCGAAGGCGGCATGCTTGCCACATTCAGCTGTTCCGGCCTTATGGAAATGGACTTGTTCCAGAAGATTATCGCCGACGCCGCAGCCGATGCCCACCGTCGCGTGCAGATTATCGAACGTTTTGGACAGCCAGCCGACCATCCCGTGAACACAGCCTTCCCCGAAGGACAATACCTCAAGGGACTCCTGGTGCAGGTTGTTTAA
- a CDS encoding FGGY-family carbohydrate kinase: MYLVTYDIGNSFIKATLTKIANSIEFVGATVVSTHSTSTLGGKGVEQSTEQWWDSICRSTKDLLKNYGITSDQIKGISFCSQMNATILVDDDGNAVRPPMTFLDRRADKEFKGYFNHGLKIHGLNIWKLIKAMHHTSMVPVGAYSPIWKYKWVQNNEPENFAKVDKFLDVGDYLLYKATGRFVRTEDSAFCTALNDCRKGHSGWSHTMAKAYGINEKHLPEIVQSTDIVGRITATAAEQMGLEKGTPVIAGGGDIAMVAIGCGNTQNNLTSIYCGTSGSVCTVVDHIIQFADIMMIAVKGPNPKQKYLYGELETAGKCFAWARELIGKLDNSQYSYEECASLISKSKPGSRGLLFTPFMNGCKTPFEDGEIRSSLSGIELDTTRGDLLRAVIEGICFHFRWLLECQAKKCKISDTIRFAGGLARINIMNQILADVTGHTIETVKHPQYVGALGAAAVAAIGLGQMHFEDIHSYIEITNTYTPNPENHEIYNKIYKKFLDKVKSDRKLVKG, translated from the coding sequence ATGTATTTAGTCACTTACGACATCGGCAACTCCTTTATAAAAGCAACACTTACAAAAATCGCAAATTCGATTGAATTCGTGGGAGCGACTGTTGTCAGTACGCATAGTACCTCGACTTTAGGCGGCAAAGGGGTGGAACAGAGCACCGAACAATGGTGGGATTCCATCTGCCGTAGCACAAAAGACCTCCTCAAAAATTACGGTATTACTAGCGACCAGATCAAGGGTATCAGTTTCTGTTCCCAAATGAACGCAACCATACTCGTTGATGATGACGGCAATGCGGTCCGCCCACCCATGACGTTCCTGGACAGACGTGCCGACAAAGAATTCAAGGGCTACTTCAACCACGGTCTCAAGATTCACGGTCTAAACATCTGGAAACTCATCAAGGCGATGCATCATACAAGCATGGTCCCCGTTGGAGCTTACAGCCCGATTTGGAAATACAAGTGGGTACAAAACAACGAGCCCGAAAATTTTGCAAAAGTCGACAAGTTCCTAGATGTTGGCGATTATCTTTTGTACAAAGCCACAGGACGATTCGTCCGCACAGAAGACTCCGCATTCTGCACGGCACTCAACGATTGCCGCAAAGGCCATTCCGGCTGGAGCCACACCATGGCTAAAGCGTACGGCATCAACGAAAAGCACTTGCCAGAGATTGTGCAAAGCACAGACATTGTCGGCCGTATTACAGCCACTGCCGCCGAACAGATGGGCTTGGAAAAGGGCACACCAGTCATCGCTGGAGGCGGAGATATCGCCATGGTCGCAATCGGTTGTGGCAACACCCAAAACAATCTTACCAGCATTTACTGCGGAACTTCAGGATCCGTCTGCACCGTTGTCGATCACATTATCCAGTTTGCAGATATCATGATGATTGCCGTCAAGGGGCCGAATCCCAAGCAAAAATACCTGTACGGAGAACTTGAAACCGCAGGCAAGTGCTTTGCCTGGGCTCGCGAGCTCATCGGCAAGCTGGACAATTCGCAGTACAGCTACGAAGAATGCGCATCACTTATTTCAAAATCAAAGCCAGGTTCCCGTGGACTCCTGTTCACGCCATTCATGAACGGCTGCAAGACGCCTTTTGAAGACGGCGAAATCCGCAGTTCGCTTTCGGGTATTGAACTGGATACAACCCGTGGAGACTTGCTCCGCGCCGTTATCGAAGGTATCTGCTTCCACTTCCGCTGGCTCTTGGAATGCCAGGCCAAGAAATGCAAGATATCAGACACCATCCGCTTTGCAGGCGGTCTTGCTAGAATCAACATCATGAACCAGATTCTCGCCGACGTGACCGGGCATACGATTGAAACGGTAAAGCATCCGCAATATGTGGGCGCACTAGGTGCCGCTGCCGTTGCTGCAATCGGACTTGGGCAGATGCATTTCGAAGACATCCATAGCTATATCGAAATCACGAATACATACACGCCCAATCCCGAGAATCACGAGATTTACAACAAAATCTACAAGAAATTCTTGGATAAAGTCAAGAGCGATCGAAAGCTCGTGAAAGGGTAA